In the genome of Bacillus marinisedimentorum, one region contains:
- a CDS encoding LysR family transcriptional regulator, with translation MNTVHLDTFLAVARTKSFSKAAKLLNMSQPSVSHHIQTLETDFDVRLFKREPRKVELTEHGKILLRHSEELLGYIDKLAVSMKNAKQPDILRIGCSNTIGEAVISDLLNEFYSGSAFSPEQLRLKVGTSNEIADSLYNEEIDIALVEGKEDKYPFYVEPFDEDEVVLVASPAYEFVYDGFFAPSCLKKATWLIREHGCSLRQAASGYWESHNLTPASLMEFNNNQLIIESVKKGFGIAAVSQKACGKEIEKGELVIVPTKQIIKRPFFIMRRDAGFPNSLARLFWEQLVTTEEKGQAPA, from the coding sequence ATGAATACAGTACACCTAGATACCTTCCTGGCAGTTGCACGGACAAAAAGCTTTTCAAAAGCGGCAAAGCTTCTGAATATGTCCCAGCCTTCTGTCAGCCACCATATTCAAACGCTTGAAACCGATTTTGACGTCAGGCTGTTTAAACGGGAACCGCGCAAAGTTGAATTAACCGAGCATGGCAAAATCCTGCTTCGGCATTCTGAAGAATTGCTTGGTTACATAGACAAGCTGGCAGTTTCCATGAAAAATGCCAAACAGCCGGATATTTTAAGGATTGGCTGCAGCAATACAATCGGTGAAGCTGTCATATCAGATCTTTTAAATGAATTTTATTCTGGATCAGCCTTTTCACCCGAACAGCTGCGGCTTAAGGTCGGCACTTCAAACGAAATCGCAGATTCATTATATAATGAAGAAATTGATATCGCTTTAGTTGAAGGAAAGGAAGATAAATATCCATTCTACGTTGAGCCATTCGATGAGGATGAAGTAGTCCTGGTTGCATCGCCGGCTTATGAATTTGTTTATGATGGATTCTTTGCCCCTTCCTGCCTAAAGAAAGCGACCTGGCTGATCAGGGAACATGGCTGTTCATTAAGACAAGCGGCGTCAGGCTATTGGGAGTCCCATAATCTGACACCCGCATCCCTGATGGAATTCAACAATAATCAATTAATCATCGAATCTGTAAAAAAAGGGTTCGGAATCGCCGCTGTCTCCCAGAAAGCATGCGGGAAAGAAATTGAAAAAGGCGAACTTGTCATCGTCCCTACCAAACAAATAATAAAAAGACCTTTCTTTATCATGAGACGGGACGCCGGATTCCCAAATAGTCTCGCCCGGCTTTTTTGGGAGCAGCTGGTAACAACAGAAGAAAAGGGGCAGGCGCCTGCATAG
- a CDS encoding GNAT family N-acetyltransferase: MDVLTVRQATEHEIAVILSQAGRVFYESTQGMFGYDPGAAREMSAAVLQAGGYYLAAIDQDGSLCGWLLICSTYDQILRVQTGYLAELYVFKRYRGKGVGRRLMKEGIDVLSKNGFKTIQLNVYAGNPAKKMYERLGFRTQSSTMAIVLD, translated from the coding sequence GTGGATGTCTTAACCGTCAGGCAAGCGACAGAGCATGAAATTGCGGTCATTTTGAGCCAAGCGGGAAGGGTGTTCTATGAGAGCACACAGGGAATGTTTGGATATGATCCGGGAGCGGCCCGAGAAATGTCGGCGGCTGTACTCCAGGCAGGCGGTTATTATCTCGCGGCAATAGACCAAGACGGATCACTATGCGGGTGGCTGCTCATCTGTTCAACATATGACCAAATCCTGCGGGTGCAGACAGGATATCTGGCGGAATTGTATGTCTTCAAGCGATATAGGGGCAAAGGCGTAGGGAGAAGACTTATGAAAGAGGGTATCGACGTGCTTTCAAAGAACGGCTTCAAAACAATCCAGCTCAACGTATATGCGGGAAATCCCGCCAAAAAGATGTATGAACGTTTAGGTTTCCGGACGCAAAGTTCGACGATGGCAATAGTCCTGGATTAA
- a CDS encoding YncE family protein, which yields MKKRLLKKGAAAVVLALVLTSCSAAERTKEVSVSQPTQIDFEIDPDYSTNWWKDQPNGNSMVDPDWDGSGLMLTANEVSEGITITDLETGEPVKYIQGEGTPHHIHMNKEQTWAFATQRYGSSVLAIDMETLEAKEITFPGMGEKPGPLHLAFSHDGKYAFVALNSAGAVAKIDANKAEFIEVIEGVGERPRDLAVTPDGKKLYVSNQASPFIAVVDLDTNKVRHLERTKSDYGKGTGSGLDMSNDGKYVAVSNTLDNEVAVYDTKTDKLIEKIGDIPGPVNVSFMGESNYLATGNRSDGSTSIVDTERWTLVDTIETGGGTNIPYLGPDGLWYTSQNGAGFLTVIDPDDHFRITRKIWGVQNIHWLYWAPDGKTMFGTNWGEKKVTKVDMTKRKDFRETYLVGLNPNGIALYTDVSEEKLEEFRNNNEGVAETVEKASTLVIPEPRDEREEAFLGTCLQCHDIGRIMRNNNKGDQWSATVDRMQGNGAQMTDESKKLIVEYLKSNQHKSLEIQTQLMEELSEGKGNNKAEQPEEQTEDKEKK from the coding sequence ATGAAGAAAAGACTTTTGAAAAAAGGTGCTGCAGCTGTCGTCTTGGCTCTTGTGCTTACCTCCTGTTCTGCAGCTGAACGTACAAAAGAGGTGTCAGTATCACAACCGACGCAGATAGACTTTGAAATCGACCCCGATTATTCAACGAACTGGTGGAAGGACCAGCCAAACGGTAATTCCATGGTGGATCCTGATTGGGACGGATCGGGTCTCATGCTTACCGCCAATGAAGTAAGTGAAGGCATAACCATTACCGACCTGGAAACAGGTGAACCTGTCAAGTACATTCAGGGAGAAGGCACACCTCACCATATCCATATGAACAAGGAACAGACATGGGCATTTGCGACCCAGCGTTACGGTTCAAGCGTTCTGGCGATTGATATGGAGACTCTTGAGGCGAAAGAAATCACATTTCCGGGAATGGGTGAAAAACCGGGACCGCTGCATCTCGCATTTTCCCATGATGGAAAATATGCCTTTGTCGCATTGAACTCAGCAGGAGCAGTTGCTAAAATCGACGCCAATAAAGCGGAGTTTATCGAAGTGATTGAAGGAGTGGGAGAGCGCCCTCGTGATTTGGCGGTAACACCTGATGGCAAGAAACTTTATGTGAGCAACCAGGCTAGTCCGTTTATTGCTGTAGTCGATCTTGATACGAATAAAGTAAGGCACCTTGAACGGACGAAATCCGATTACGGAAAAGGAACCGGCTCAGGGCTCGACATGTCGAACGACGGAAAGTATGTAGCTGTGTCGAATACGCTTGATAATGAAGTGGCGGTCTATGACACAAAAACGGATAAATTAATCGAAAAGATCGGTGATATTCCAGGTCCGGTAAATGTCTCTTTTATGGGTGAAAGCAATTATTTAGCGACAGGAAACCGTTCTGACGGTTCAACCTCAATTGTCGATACGGAAAGATGGACGCTTGTTGATACGATTGAAACAGGCGGGGGGACGAACATCCCATACCTCGGTCCGGATGGACTCTGGTATACATCACAAAATGGCGCCGGTTTTTTGACAGTCATCGATCCTGATGATCATTTTCGCATCACCCGGAAAATCTGGGGCGTTCAAAATATCCACTGGCTGTATTGGGCGCCGGATGGAAAAACAATGTTCGGCACGAACTGGGGAGAAAAGAAAGTTACAAAGGTCGATATGACAAAACGCAAGGATTTCCGGGAGACCTATCTTGTGGGATTGAATCCTAATGGAATAGCGTTATATACTGATGTATCAGAAGAAAAATTGGAAGAATTCCGCAACAACAACGAAGGAGTGGCGGAAACCGTTGAAAAAGCTTCAACGCTTGTTATTCCTGAACCCAGGGATGAGCGCGAAGAAGCGTTCCTTGGCACATGTCTGCAATGCCATGACATCGGTCGGATCATGAGGAACAATAATAAGGGTGATCAGTGGTCAGCAACAGTTGACCGCATGCAGGGAAACGGAGCCCAAATGACCGACGAAAGCAAGAAGCTGATTGTTGAATACTTGAAATCAAATCAGCATAAGAGTCTCGAGATTCAAACGCAGTTGATGGAGGAATTGAGTGAAGGCAAGGGAAACAATAAGGCAGAACAGCCGGAAGAACAAACAGAGGATAAGGAAAAGAAGTAA
- a CDS encoding 4Fe-4S binding protein — MKGFIIRLFTYFLILTLPYWNGFRVDIDANRFYLFGYELGYTASYLFFLFLLMLIAGFIGMAMVWKRFFCKFVCPHNTISYALNQIELKFGTPGKAFTILLSIAASLFMAVSTVSFFYDPSVIIASLANIEPNKYFWLVLSLWFIYIGMTYKARNSFCKVCPYGLAQGVSGIDRKMKPIRNPGVWITWGTTIVLFVFLVAGWMK; from the coding sequence TTGAAAGGATTTATTATCCGGTTATTCACTTACTTTTTAATTCTGACGTTGCCGTATTGGAACGGTTTCAGGGTGGATATTGATGCGAATCGTTTTTATTTATTCGGATATGAACTCGGTTATACCGCCAGCTATTTATTTTTCCTGTTCTTGCTGATGCTGATCGCAGGTTTCATTGGGATGGCGATGGTATGGAAGCGGTTTTTCTGTAAATTTGTGTGCCCGCATAATACGATCAGCTATGCTTTGAATCAGATAGAACTTAAATTCGGAACACCTGGCAAAGCTTTTACGATTTTACTAAGCATTGCGGCGAGTCTTTTTATGGCCGTCTCCACGGTCAGTTTCTTTTATGATCCATCCGTCATTATTGCGTCGCTCGCGAACATTGAGCCAAACAAATACTTCTGGCTTGTGTTGTCATTGTGGTTCATTTATATCGGGATGACATATAAGGCGAGAAATTCATTTTGTAAAGTTTGCCCATACGGACTGGCCCAGGGCGTTTCTGGCATCGACCGGAAAATGAAGCCGATCCGGAACCCCGGTGTATGGATTACATGGGGTACGACAATCGTTTTGTTCGTATTTTTAGTGGCAGGCTGGATGAAATAA
- a CDS encoding cbb3-type cytochrome c oxidase subunit I, giving the protein MFINEKYSAAKYWLISAVVWILIGMSLGLLTATKQIDPDLLNNRWTTYGHIRSAHVMLVIYAWLSMAYVGSMFYMIPKLAKTNVYSEKLGNFTCLLYNIVILQGFFALLFGQTSVIEYGEFPLWVDVQLLIVIGLVAYNLFKTVGNRQEKVLYVSLWYFLGSLLWLPLTWIVGNLPPQWIPNGVQQGLMGWFLGHNAIGLWMTTVGVGQIYYLLPKLTGKPLYSHQLSMIGFWTIATFYVWNGPHHLMNGPIPSWVSKAGIIPSILLLIPVWAVLANFWGTMRGAWHKVRTDVPLKFVVAGSIFYLWACIQGPLQALPSVSSVIKFTHWTVGHAHMGPFGAFSFTSFAAIYYIIPRIINQKIWSNRLMEAHFWFSTIGFLIFSFSLWTAGLIQGFAWIEGVPFLETVLMVEPLVIGRALGGTMMLLGQFAFGYNIYVTFKNKRKMNLPSTKDDAVTA; this is encoded by the coding sequence ATGTTTATTAACGAAAAGTACAGCGCTGCGAAGTACTGGCTAATCTCCGCTGTTGTTTGGATATTGATCGGCATGAGCCTCGGTCTTCTGACAGCAACGAAGCAGATTGACCCCGATCTTCTCAATAACCGCTGGACAACCTACGGCCATATCAGGTCAGCCCATGTCATGCTGGTCATTTATGCATGGCTGTCAATGGCTTATGTCGGTTCGATGTTCTATATGATACCAAAACTCGCCAAAACGAATGTGTACAGCGAAAAGCTGGGTAACTTCACATGTTTGTTGTACAACATCGTAATACTTCAAGGTTTCTTTGCATTGCTGTTCGGGCAGACATCTGTCATTGAATACGGGGAGTTCCCTCTTTGGGTTGATGTGCAGCTCTTAATCGTAATTGGGCTTGTTGCATACAACTTATTCAAAACAGTGGGGAACCGGCAGGAGAAAGTGCTGTATGTCAGTCTCTGGTATTTCCTCGGTTCTTTGCTCTGGCTGCCGCTGACATGGATCGTCGGCAACTTGCCGCCACAGTGGATTCCAAATGGCGTCCAGCAGGGATTGATGGGCTGGTTCCTCGGTCATAATGCCATCGGCCTCTGGATGACGACAGTCGGTGTCGGACAGATCTATTACCTGCTTCCAAAGCTGACCGGCAAGCCGTTGTACAGCCACCAATTATCAATGATCGGCTTCTGGACAATCGCCACATTCTATGTGTGGAATGGCCCGCATCATTTGATGAATGGACCGATCCCTTCGTGGGTGTCAAAAGCAGGAATCATTCCGTCCATTTTGCTGCTGATCCCTGTTTGGGCCGTTCTTGCAAACTTCTGGGGCACCATGCGAGGAGCATGGCATAAGGTAAGAACCGATGTTCCGCTCAAATTTGTCGTAGCAGGAAGCATTTTTTACCTTTGGGCCTGCATCCAGGGGCCGCTTCAGGCATTGCCTTCAGTAAGCAGTGTCATCAAATTCACGCACTGGACGGTTGGACATGCACACATGGGTCCATTCGGAGCCTTTTCATTCACTTCGTTTGCAGCCATTTATTATATTATTCCAAGGATTATCAATCAGAAGATCTGGAGCAATCGTTTGATGGAAGCCCATTTCTGGTTCTCGACAATCGGCTTTTTAATCTTTTCATTCTCTCTGTGGACTGCAGGTCTCATTCAAGGCTTTGCCTGGATTGAAGGAGTGCCGTTCCTTGAAACTGTGCTGATGGTCGAGCCGCTTGTGATCGGGCGTGCATTGGGTGGAACAATGATGCTTCTTGGGCAGTTTGCATTCGGATATAACATCTATGTAACCTTTAAAAACAAAAGAAAAATGAATTTGCCATCCACGAAAGACGATGCTGTCACAGCATAA
- a CDS encoding ABC transporter permease: MKGLLKRLFKNPLFLIGFLFVFALLTVSLIHTYAFDGHIRQVQMLYDENNNLIAAAPLEPSWQLPLGTDRLGFDLLTKISVGAKYTIIFAFIIAFLRVFVSFLIGIFYGNYLMRYKRYIDGFVDSFHFIPLTLLAYYILRPVLWETPDGFLYTFTERVSIEVIVLTLLAIPVLSVLIGSETNEILKEEFIDGARVLGGSRWHLMKRHVMPHLFPRLVIIFGQQVIQVLLVFAHLGLLQLFFGGTDIDYSRVPDPPQSFSGEWSGLIGNSFREIRVAPWIVLAPITFFALTMLAMNFMLEGYKRVLNDRSMYAKKVQKEKTGQKAEAESGDSWAFTPAEADSYTNQS; the protein is encoded by the coding sequence ATGAAAGGGTTGCTGAAACGGCTGTTTAAAAACCCGCTTTTTTTAATCGGGTTTTTATTTGTGTTTGCTCTGCTGACCGTCAGTCTCATACATACATATGCCTTTGACGGCCACATCAGGCAAGTGCAGATGTTATATGACGAAAACAATAATTTGATTGCAGCAGCACCGCTTGAGCCGAGCTGGCAGTTGCCGCTGGGAACGGACCGGCTTGGTTTTGATTTGCTGACCAAAATCAGTGTCGGGGCTAAATATACAATTATATTCGCCTTTATAATCGCATTTTTAAGGGTTTTTGTTTCGTTTCTGATAGGAATTTTTTATGGGAATTATCTTATGAGATATAAGCGTTATATTGATGGATTTGTGGATTCTTTTCACTTTATTCCTTTGACGCTTCTGGCGTATTACATTTTGCGGCCTGTTCTGTGGGAGACACCGGACGGTTTCCTTTATACGTTCACGGAGAGGGTTTCAATCGAAGTTATCGTTCTCACACTGCTCGCTATTCCGGTTTTATCGGTACTGATCGGAAGTGAGACGAACGAAATCCTTAAGGAAGAATTTATTGACGGTGCCAGGGTGCTGGGCGGTTCACGCTGGCACTTGATGAAGCGGCATGTCATGCCGCATTTGTTTCCGCGCCTTGTCATTATTTTCGGGCAGCAGGTGATCCAGGTTCTTCTCGTTTTTGCACATCTGGGACTTCTGCAGCTTTTTTTCGGGGGGACAGATATCGATTATTCCAGAGTGCCGGACCCGCCGCAATCTTTTTCAGGGGAATGGTCAGGACTTATCGGGAACAGTTTCAGGGAAATAAGAGTTGCACCATGGATCGTATTGGCGCCGATAACGTTTTTTGCTCTGACAATGCTGGCGATGAATTTTATGCTGGAAGGATATAAAAGAGTGCTGAATGATCGGTCGATGTATGCGAAAAAGGTACAAAAGGAAAAAACAGGACAGAAGGCTGAAGCTGAAAGTGGAGATTCGTGGGCGTTTACTCCGGCAGAAGCCGACTCTTATACAAATCAGTCATGA
- a CDS encoding cbb3-type cytochrome c oxidase subunit II, protein MEKKPSGVLIVAFILFAFGVLGTVILPLFDDSLNVATPSGELRNYQENSPEARGREIYIENGCMTCHTQFVRSVEADLNQDLGPVTKGGDYKYDLPHLLGSNRTGPDLMWVGMKYNEEWQRQHLLDPQSTSPGSIMPSYDFLTEQELDDLVAYLMSLKPTEERVASSK, encoded by the coding sequence TTGGAAAAAAAGCCTTCTGGCGTATTGATCGTAGCATTTATCCTGTTTGCTTTCGGTGTACTGGGAACAGTCATTTTACCGCTTTTCGATGATTCGCTGAATGTTGCTACCCCAAGTGGAGAGCTGCGGAATTATCAGGAGAATTCCCCGGAAGCGAGAGGCAGGGAGATTTATATTGAGAACGGCTGTATGACATGCCATACGCAATTTGTCCGTTCGGTTGAAGCTGACCTGAACCAGGATCTTGGCCCTGTAACAAAAGGCGGCGACTATAAATATGACCTGCCGCACTTGCTCGGGTCAAACCGCACCGGTCCTGACTTGATGTGGGTCGGTATGAAATACAATGAGGAATGGCAGCGCCAGCACTTGCTGGACCCGCAGTCAACCAGCCCTGGTTCAATTATGCCGTCTTATGATTTTTTGACTGAACAGGAACTGGATGACCTGGTAGCTTACCTAATGAGTCTGAAACCGACCGAAGAACGAGTGGCAAGCAGCAAATAA
- a CDS encoding c-type cytochrome — translation MDGKEKHLEEKDRGHEEEVSGIRVGHKKLPRFLLVVYIVLGVWAIGYAVFAPGKLVVSETSEASAQKGQQIVEGTCMNCHATGAAPVLEGVTDRLKDDEIRHILENGRNTMPALGDRYNEKEVDQILAFLKTYK, via the coding sequence ATGGACGGTAAAGAAAAACATCTTGAAGAAAAAGACAGGGGGCATGAAGAAGAAGTGTCCGGCATCCGTGTCGGCCATAAAAAACTCCCAAGATTTCTGCTCGTAGTATATATCGTGCTCGGCGTTTGGGCAATCGGTTATGCAGTCTTTGCACCGGGGAAACTGGTCGTGTCAGAGACCAGCGAAGCTTCCGCCCAAAAAGGGCAACAAATTGTTGAGGGAACTTGCATGAACTGCCATGCCACCGGCGCAGCCCCTGTACTCGAAGGTGTAACGGACCGATTAAAAGATGACGAGATCCGCCATATTCTCGAAAATGGACGGAACACGATGCCGGCGCTTGGCGACAGGTACAACGAAAAAGAGGTCGACCAAATTTTGGCGTTTCTAAAAACATACAAATAA
- a CDS encoding class I SAM-dependent methyltransferase → MSLALRTEPSMHPFHEEHLHHTSLTPSYRNDLRNPDNVDKFITANPVHDWSQLNWKKIGKPVQVKKLAKERLDWEQEHQEPMPVKTSWEFFNRSFHSWFIKDVPAELNSNMKALSKSAATFKLQEIKHVLGSVVRLSLWNYAHRIEDGIWDPRGKRALFEGLDVKKPRILFLGAAEGYEAMQLSAMYPGGEAVLVDYDAFCRTDRFGHFPSSYPFLGANPATGGPKVWYKDQMNIEYVVDDIRNLKYGKEFDIVLSVGLLEHVPDEYKSEIIDFHRRFVKPGGYIIMTTPRNQFKSRLYYTIMADVMNHTYRELMDIRQMGLYCYENGLDIIRHGFIKVHNGIVAQVR, encoded by the coding sequence GTGAGCCTGGCATTACGTACTGAACCATCCATGCATCCTTTCCACGAAGAGCACTTGCATCATACATCACTGACACCCAGCTATCGCAATGACTTGCGGAACCCCGATAATGTGGACAAGTTCATAACTGCAAACCCCGTGCATGACTGGTCACAATTAAACTGGAAAAAGATCGGTAAACCGGTACAGGTTAAAAAACTCGCAAAAGAACGCTTGGATTGGGAACAAGAGCACCAGGAACCAATGCCCGTAAAAACGTCCTGGGAATTTTTCAACCGTTCTTTTCACAGTTGGTTCATTAAGGATGTTCCGGCTGAACTTAACAGCAATATGAAAGCGCTGTCAAAATCTGCAGCAACGTTCAAGCTGCAGGAGATCAAACATGTGCTTGGGAGCGTTGTCCGATTATCTCTCTGGAATTATGCACACAGAATTGAAGACGGTATCTGGGATCCTCGCGGAAAACGGGCCTTGTTCGAGGGGCTGGATGTAAAAAAACCGCGCATCCTGTTTTTGGGGGCCGCTGAAGGTTATGAAGCCATGCAGCTTTCTGCCATGTATCCCGGCGGTGAAGCGGTACTGGTAGATTATGATGCATTTTGCAGGACGGACCGTTTCGGTCATTTCCCTTCAAGCTACCCGTTCCTGGGGGCCAATCCGGCTACCGGCGGCCCGAAAGTCTGGTATAAAGACCAGATGAATATTGAATATGTAGTTGATGACATCCGCAATTTAAAATATGGCAAAGAGTTTGATATCGTATTAAGCGTCGGTTTACTCGAACATGTTCCTGATGAGTATAAATCTGAAATTATTGATTTCCATCGGCGTTTCGTAAAGCCTGGAGGTTATATCATCATGACGACACCGCGCAACCAGTTCAAGTCGAGACTTTACTACACAATTATGGCTGATGTGATGAATCATACGTACAGAGAATTGATGGATATCAGGCAAATGGGGCTTTATTGCTATGAAAACGGACTGGATATCATTCGGCATGGTTTCATTAAAGTTCACAACGGCATCGTGGCTCAAGTCAGATAA